In one window of Mytilus trossulus isolate FHL-02 chromosome 7, PNRI_Mtr1.1.1.hap1, whole genome shotgun sequence DNA:
- the LOC134724801 gene encoding uncharacterized protein LOC134724801 isoform X2: MAREACNSQFKNLAKVYEQDAAESIKKYEVLKDLDLFVLDNSIRESTVGQLRGHTIENKWKVYDEVKKCGFKHTIVASFNHSTRVDDVFIKQLIEKGEDRASLWAFSEITEAIKKKVPDTESIPVGLRKMKEAGLYNVIFEIDLGDSTYDFDRFTTKEMCALLKKWVDWVFKNLGTQAKVFVSFRDLPDAMPTDSERVFEVTDFLCKLPLFGLMFEEPRGQSLPEECGAWAKHIRKVMNANNFKGHLLVHVHEKFGYCDAVALQVLMDGADGIWASVIKEGAAMGNAPSIVTILNMIRMGNKKVLKKFNCTYLRKAAINMTRITTGVDPHIKQPVYGARALDFVFDLNAEEFDFAEFFEEQAPIRITTLSSAKMVQTKLVNYFGENEDFTIERANLMKEVMLEDLRANRKEEYMSKCGLAVLFDRSGGKLTDEIRDEIANDPMKTPHGQNLLTEIRERWDEWDLKDKVQGDNLLDFDSFYNGFMAPYFACYRCNDTKKALQALDMDSDNSVDWSEFCVFLKWAMKQYPKTIITADDLLEVAFRKGLIPCMRDEMVTKK; this comes from the exons ATGGCACGTGAAGCATGCAATAGTCAGTTTAAAAACTTGGCCAAAGTCTATGAACAAGATGCTGCCGAAAGTATAAAGAAATACGAAGTACTAAAAGATTTAGATTTGTTTGTCCTAGACAACTCAATAAGAGAGAGCACAGTAGGCCAGCTTAGAGGTCACACCATTGAAAACAAGTGGAAAGTTTATGACGAAGTTAAAAAATGTGGATTTAAGCATACAATAGTTGCCTCCTTCAACCACAGCACTCGTGTAGATGATGTCTTTATCAAACAACTCATTGAAAAAGGAGAGGATCGTGCAAGTCTTTGGGCTTTCTCAGAAATAACTGAAG CAATAAAGAAGAAAGTTCCTGACACTGAAAGCATACCTGTAGGTCTAAGGAAAATGAAAGAAGCTGGTCTGTATAACGTTATCTTTGAAATCGATCTTGGAGATTCTACGTACGATTTTGACAGATTCACAACAAAAGAGATGTGCGCATTGCTTAAAAAATGGGTAGACTgggtttttaaaaatttgggtacACAGGCAAAAGTATTCGTAAGTTTCAGAGACCTCCCAGATGCTATGCCAACTGATTCCGAAAGAGTTTTTGAAGTAACTGATTTCTTATGTAAACTACCATTATTTGGACTGATGTTTGAGGAACCAAGAGGGCAATCTCTTCCAGAGGAATGTGGCGCATGGGCAAAACATATAAGAAAGGTCATGAATGCCAATAATTTCAAAGGTCATCTCTTGGTGCATGTTCACGAGAAATTTGGCTACTGTGATGCTGTAGCTTTGCAG GTACTTATGGATGGAGCAGATGGAATTTGGGCTAGTGTAATAAAAGAAGGTGCTGCCATGGGAAATGCGCCATCTATAGTTACAATACTTAATATGATTAGAATGGGAAACAAAAAAGTGCTGAAAAAGTTTAATTGCACGTACCTGAGAAAAGCAGCAATAAACATGACCAGAATCACCACAGGAGTTGATCCCCACATCAAACAGCCTGTTTATGGTGCACGTGCTCTCGACTTCGTTTTTGATTTGAATGCTGAAGAATTTGATTTTGCCGAATTTTTCGAGGAACAAGCTCCTATTCGAATAACCACTCTTTCATCAGCAAAAATGGTCCAAACTAAGTTAGTCAATTATTTTGGCGAGAACGAAGACTTTACTATAGAGCGAGCCAATTTAATGAAGGAAGTCATGCTTGAAGATTTACGAGCGAAcag gaaAGAAGAGTATATGAGTAAATGTGGGTTAGCTGTTTTGTTTGACCGATCTGGGGGAAAACTCACAGATGAAATAAGAGACGAAATCGCCAACGATCCAATGAAGACACCACATGGACAAAACCTACTTACAGAAATCCGTGAAAGATGGGACGAATGGGACCTGAAAGATAAAGTTCAGGGTGATAACCTCCTGGATTTCGACTCCTTCTACAATGGATTCATGGCCCCTTATTTTGCCTGTTACAGATGTAACGATACCAAAAAAGCGTTGCAGGCCCTCGATATGGATAGCGACAACTCCGTTGATTGGTCGGAATTCTGCGTCTTTTTGAAATGGGCAATGAAGCAATATCCTAAAACAATTATAACTGCAGATGATTTACTCGAAGTAGCTTTCCGAAAAGGGCTAATTCCTTGTATGAGAGATGAAATGGttaccaaaaagtaa
- the LOC134724801 gene encoding uncharacterized protein LOC134724801 isoform X1 yields MYQSYLSKLKIKKMAREACNSQFKNLAKVYEQDAAESIKKYEVLKDLDLFVLDNSIRESTVGQLRGHTIENKWKVYDEVKKCGFKHTIVASFNHSTRVDDVFIKQLIEKGEDRASLWAFSEITEAIKKKVPDTESIPVGLRKMKEAGLYNVIFEIDLGDSTYDFDRFTTKEMCALLKKWVDWVFKNLGTQAKVFVSFRDLPDAMPTDSERVFEVTDFLCKLPLFGLMFEEPRGQSLPEECGAWAKHIRKVMNANNFKGHLLVHVHEKFGYCDAVALQVLMDGADGIWASVIKEGAAMGNAPSIVTILNMIRMGNKKVLKKFNCTYLRKAAINMTRITTGVDPHIKQPVYGARALDFVFDLNAEEFDFAEFFEEQAPIRITTLSSAKMVQTKLVNYFGENEDFTIERANLMKEVMLEDLRANRKEEYMSKCGLAVLFDRSGGKLTDEIRDEIANDPMKTPHGQNLLTEIRERWDEWDLKDKVQGDNLLDFDSFYNGFMAPYFACYRCNDTKKALQALDMDSDNSVDWSEFCVFLKWAMKQYPKTIITADDLLEVAFRKGLIPCMRDEMVTKK; encoded by the exons ataaagAAAATGGCACGTGAAGCATGCAATAGTCAGTTTAAAAACTTGGCCAAAGTCTATGAACAAGATGCTGCCGAAAGTATAAAGAAATACGAAGTACTAAAAGATTTAGATTTGTTTGTCCTAGACAACTCAATAAGAGAGAGCACAGTAGGCCAGCTTAGAGGTCACACCATTGAAAACAAGTGGAAAGTTTATGACGAAGTTAAAAAATGTGGATTTAAGCATACAATAGTTGCCTCCTTCAACCACAGCACTCGTGTAGATGATGTCTTTATCAAACAACTCATTGAAAAAGGAGAGGATCGTGCAAGTCTTTGGGCTTTCTCAGAAATAACTGAAG CAATAAAGAAGAAAGTTCCTGACACTGAAAGCATACCTGTAGGTCTAAGGAAAATGAAAGAAGCTGGTCTGTATAACGTTATCTTTGAAATCGATCTTGGAGATTCTACGTACGATTTTGACAGATTCACAACAAAAGAGATGTGCGCATTGCTTAAAAAATGGGTAGACTgggtttttaaaaatttgggtacACAGGCAAAAGTATTCGTAAGTTTCAGAGACCTCCCAGATGCTATGCCAACTGATTCCGAAAGAGTTTTTGAAGTAACTGATTTCTTATGTAAACTACCATTATTTGGACTGATGTTTGAGGAACCAAGAGGGCAATCTCTTCCAGAGGAATGTGGCGCATGGGCAAAACATATAAGAAAGGTCATGAATGCCAATAATTTCAAAGGTCATCTCTTGGTGCATGTTCACGAGAAATTTGGCTACTGTGATGCTGTAGCTTTGCAG GTACTTATGGATGGAGCAGATGGAATTTGGGCTAGTGTAATAAAAGAAGGTGCTGCCATGGGAAATGCGCCATCTATAGTTACAATACTTAATATGATTAGAATGGGAAACAAAAAAGTGCTGAAAAAGTTTAATTGCACGTACCTGAGAAAAGCAGCAATAAACATGACCAGAATCACCACAGGAGTTGATCCCCACATCAAACAGCCTGTTTATGGTGCACGTGCTCTCGACTTCGTTTTTGATTTGAATGCTGAAGAATTTGATTTTGCCGAATTTTTCGAGGAACAAGCTCCTATTCGAATAACCACTCTTTCATCAGCAAAAATGGTCCAAACTAAGTTAGTCAATTATTTTGGCGAGAACGAAGACTTTACTATAGAGCGAGCCAATTTAATGAAGGAAGTCATGCTTGAAGATTTACGAGCGAAcag gaaAGAAGAGTATATGAGTAAATGTGGGTTAGCTGTTTTGTTTGACCGATCTGGGGGAAAACTCACAGATGAAATAAGAGACGAAATCGCCAACGATCCAATGAAGACACCACATGGACAAAACCTACTTACAGAAATCCGTGAAAGATGGGACGAATGGGACCTGAAAGATAAAGTTCAGGGTGATAACCTCCTGGATTTCGACTCCTTCTACAATGGATTCATGGCCCCTTATTTTGCCTGTTACAGATGTAACGATACCAAAAAAGCGTTGCAGGCCCTCGATATGGATAGCGACAACTCCGTTGATTGGTCGGAATTCTGCGTCTTTTTGAAATGGGCAATGAAGCAATATCCTAAAACAATTATAACTGCAGATGATTTACTCGAAGTAGCTTTCCGAAAAGGGCTAATTCCTTGTATGAGAGATGAAATGGttaccaaaaagtaa